GAAGCCGTGACCTGAGGTTCTCGGGGTCCCTTCTCTCTTACTTGCtggtggaaggagcaggaagtgaATGAAAGCTTGGGGCTGACCCCTGCTGCCTCTCCCATACCTGCCCAGGATGACCCCCGCCCACAGCAGGAAGGCCCTACGGAATTCCCGCATTGTCAGCCAGAAGGACGACGTCCACGTCTGTATCATGTGTCTGCGTGCCATCATGAACTATCAGGTCAGttgggggcctggggctggcggcCTGGGGAACTAAgtggtctggggcttgaggttctgagttcaattgtCCTTCTAGCCCATCCCCCACCAGAGAACCTTGGGGACCTGGGTGGCTTGGCAGAGAGTCTTGAGGCTGATGAGTCTTGAGATGACGCCCATGTTTTTGTCGTCTACCTGTCCGGTCCCCTTGAGTGGTCTTGGGCATGGCTGGGGTGTGCTTGGGTGTCACAGGGGATGGGAGCGAGATCTGGGCCACAGTGAGTATTTGCAGGACCCAGAGTGgaccttctctctctccatctctagcCCATGTGTTTTTACTCTGCCAGGGTGCCCAACCCTGGCTTCTGAAAAATGTGGATTTAAATGGGGGGTAGTGCTAAGGTTTGCCTGCTACAGAGGAGGTTACAGCTGAATATAAAGATTTGTTAAGCTTGAGAGCATTAGAGACGAGGATTGTCACAGCTCCAATTATGTTGGAGGAGCTGCCAGTCCCCAGGGGCTTCCTATAGGTGCTGACCACTCCTCTTTTCCTAGTCTGGTTTCAGCCTTGTTATGAACCATCCAGCCTGTGTCAACGAGATTGCTCTGAGCCTCAACAACAAGAACCCTAGGTGAGGTCCACACTCAGAACCTGTCTCCTACCCTGTCTCCACCCTGGCCTACTCTGCTCCTGCTGAGTTCTCAGGATCGCCTCCCAGACTCATCCCAGCCCACCCTCAGTGCCCCATCCTCCCCTCGCTGGGACAGGCCCACCTTTACTGTAGGGACTGCTTGTTCTGGTCTCTCCTCAGAACCAAGGCTCTGGTGCTGGAGCTGCTGGCAGCTGTGTGCCTGGTGCGGGGAGGACATGACATCATTCTTGCAGCCTTTGACAACTTCAAGGAGGTACTGGAATGCCCCTCGATATACCCGGCCCTCCGGTGTTGCTCAGCGCTCTCTTGCTGGCAGTTGGAGCTTCTGACGGGGTAGCTGAGGAGGCAGGATGGGCGTCTGGGGAATCCAGAGGATAATCTGGGGGACAGGGAAGTTCTGAAAGGCAGGTCAGAGTCAGGTAAGGGTGACTAGGACAAGGACAGCCTTCTCCCAGCCTCACCAGATCCAAACTGGACTCGATCAAGACATCCTGGGGTTGCCAACTCTGTTTAACAGGTTTGGGAGAGGCAGATGCATGGAACTGTAGCGCATAAGGCTGGTTCGTGCAGCCATTCCTTTAGTGAATATTTACTGAGGGTCTACTCTGTATGGGGCAAGGAGTGGATCTTCTCCATATGTCAgtgaacaaaagaaacaaaaagggaggGGATGACAGATAACAAACTATGAAGTAAAGACGAGCATAACACAGCACATTACAAAGTAAGTGTTCtggagccaagcaccagtggctcacatctgtaaacatAGTGACTCAAGGCTGAGTTCTGATGataggggtttgaagccagccaggacaggaaaatctatgagacttatctttttttttttttttgctagtcttggtgcttgaacttggggcctgggtgctatccctgagcctctttgtgctcaaggctagtgctttaccacttgaaccacagtgctgcttctggccttttctgagtagtttattagaaatcggagtgtcatggactttcctgcctcagctggctttgaactgtgatcctcagatctcagcctccgagtagctagggttacaagtgtgagccactggtgcctggtgagactttaaccaccaaaaagctagaagtgaagctgtgtttcaaatagtggagcaccagccttcaatgaaaaagctgagacagggctggggatatagcctagtggcaagagtgcctgcctcggatacacgaggccctaggttcgattccccagcaccacatatacagaaaacggccagaagcggcgctgtggctcaagtggcagagtgctagccttgagcgggaagaagccagggacggtgctcaggccctgagtccaaggcccaggactggccaaaaaaaaaaaaaaaaaaaaaaaaaaaagaaaaagctgagacagtgctcaggccctgagttcaagccttagtactagtatgtgtgtgcatgcacgtgtacatacacacacatatacacacacacgagaaaaatCAATGTTTGGGGTGAAGAGATGTTGAGGAGGCAGGGGAACATTTTTCAGGGTAGTCAAGGAAGACCTCATTGGCAAGGTGAGATTTGAGCAAAGCTGGAAGGGAGTAAGGGCCTGAGTATAGTGCCTACGTCATGGGAGGGCACACCACACAGTTCAgacagcaagtgcaaaggccctgaggtgggAGTGTGCCATTGTGTATGAGGAAAGTGAGAGGGGAGTGGGGTTGAGACCAGAAGAGTGATGTCACTTGACTCAGACGGAACTGGAGAGAAGCCTGTAGAGAGAGGCACAAGAGAGGGGACCCCAAAATGGAGGTTGAGTCACTGGGTCAATGAGTGTCATTTCCCTGACCCCCCCAGGTGTGTGGGGAGCAGCACCGCTTTGAAAAGCTGATGGAATATTTCTGGAATGAGGACAGCAACATTGACTTCATGGTAAGCTTGACAGCACAGGGGCTGAGGCCTGTTGGGTGCAGGAAGTGGCTgtgggggctgggctctgtcctaGCCAAGTGCGAGAACTGATTGGCCAGTAGGGGAAGGCTAGTGTTGGAAGAGGGGGACCATGGAGGTGACAGACCTGGGTTAATAGAGTGGGAACCGTGAAGAGGGAGGGAGACTTGGGGATCGATGATGAGGGCTAGAAGTCACTGATCAAGACTTGCTGCTGTCGCTGGTTCCCAGGTGGCCTGCATGCAATTCATCAACATCGTGGTCCACTCGGTGGAGAACATGAACTTCCGTGTCTTCTTGCAATACGAGTTCACTCATCTGGGTCTGGACCTGTACTTGGAGGTGAGCCTTGCAGTGGTccctgtaatggggtccccccaagggaggggaccacaatgtaatggggtccgagggtgggggatctcccatccctccaaaagtccaccactcagagacagtctcaagtaaaaagatgaatttaggctgggaatatggcctagtggcaagagagcttgcctcctatacatgaagctctcagttcaattccccagcaccacatatatagaaaatggccagaagtggtgctgtggctcaagtggcagagtgctagtcttgagcaaaaagaagtcagggacagtactcaggtcatgagtccaaggcccaggactggcaaaaaaaaaaaaaaaaaaaaaaaaaaaaaaaagaatttattgtggaagtaaaaagtatactgactggccaggatcacggcccagactcgggagctggccAGGACAACAGCCCAGAttcaggagctgggactgtgtGCTTAGGGCCAcgctcagggtcgggttataaaggcaaacaccacatggtcaagcctgccacatgcaggtagccaatgaggttacaacacttacagagcatgccaggccacacgcaggtggccaatggagttacagtctgtctcacagtatctgtttgaaccaacctatcattctagttagaattgatgcatggatttggcggggctcacctgatgcaggtggatacacctcatgagagggcacaggtttaaccttgaacgttccttgaaccttccatgcttcaggtagtcaagcagtttacacaatcatatcacagcgaagggggacttccctggatagggtgggggagatgttagtgaagatggagttggcttctgctccctttaactaatctgagatggagtcagtctgatacccctcaacagccaatgatggtgctagccagatctgacctccatattacagtctcCAACTCACCTACTGCAAATCTGGGCTCCAGTCCTGGCACTACTAGGATGGAAGCACTGACATGCTACAGAATATATGAGCCTTGGAAACTTTgacagtgaaagaagccagatgcaAAAGCCCTCATGTTATGTGATTTCTGTCTATCAGATGTCCAGAGTGGATAaatccatagagacagaaagtagattagtggtggccagagatgggaaggaaagaataGGAGTGGCCACTAATGGGTACAGAGTTTCTTTCTGGGCTAATGAAAGTGTTCTGGAGGCCTTGTgtagttggtggctcacacctataatcccagctactttgaagGCACAGAAtggaagatcagggttcaagacTAGACTGgagaaaatgtgagaccctatttaaaaaaacaaacacgtaCACACATATGCTggcttgcttgtaatcctacctactcaggaggctaagatctgaggattgtggtttgaagccagccccagcaaaaaaaaagtctatgatactctttaCCTCTAAACTTGCTCAGGAAAAGCtgaaattggtgctgtggctcaagtgatagagcactagccttgagcacggaggggctcagggacagcacccaggccccaagttcaatccctacaaccgacaaaaaaaaaaaaaagaaagaaagaaaagaaagctgggtttgttggtgcatgcctgtaattctggcttgcAAGGCAGAGGATCCAAGGCTGGTAAAGAAACCCTATTCGGGAAAAAGCGAAAAAAAGTTGGGAGTGTGTTTTATGTGGTACAGCCTCTACCTAGAAAGTGTGAGCTCTGGAATTAGTGGTGattgttacacaatcttgtgaaTATACTAAGAAATACTGACTTAGTACTTTAAAATagcgatttttttttccagtgtgggacttgaacttgggtcctgggtgcAGCTCCTGAGCCCTTTTtgtcaaggctatagcactctaccactttgagccacagaaccacctctgggttttttgttttgtttttggctttgatccgttatagagcttgaactcagggcctgagtactcagGAACAGTACTCTCTGTGccggaggctagcactctacagctggagcctcacagccccacttccagtttttgagtggttagttggagataagagtctcatggggacttttctgtcccagctggctccgcgaactaggatcctcagatcccagcctcctgagcagttaggattgcgGGCATGAGCCCCGCTTGGCCTAAAATGGTGAATTTTATAGTATGTGGATTCTATTttaatacaaatgaaagaaaaacagcagGCTAGAGCTACCCCAGTAGTGGTGGGGGTTGTCAGGAAAGACCTCCACCCACCCCAGGCCtcacctccttccttccatctgggGACAGAGGCTCCGGCTCACTGAGAGCGACAAGCTGCAGGTGCAGATCCAGGCGTACCTGGACAATGTTTTTGATGTCGGGGCGCTGTTGGAGGACACAGAGACCAAGAATGCTGTGCTGGAGCACATGGAGGAGCTACAGGAACAGGTGGCCCTGGTGAGCGCAGGTTCCCATCCCAGCCCAGCACACAGTGGGCCCACAGGCTGTGTCTGTTGCGGGCTCTGAACCGGGTGGCACTGTTCTGGGAATGAGTTGGATGTGGCTGTCTGCCTGGCACCAGAGTTTGCCCTAAATCCAAGTCCCAAATTGGTCTTCTTTCTCAATGAGGATTCAGCGTGCTCCCACGCTGCGTGGGTCCGGTGCGGAAGCCAGGCACCTCCTCCACGGATGCGTGGACCCCCCAATCCCTGACTCAGGGTCCTGGGGCCTCCTCCCGGCTCAGTCTCCTCCTCCCCATACACCACCCTCCAACCCTCCTGTGGTGCCTTAGTTTCCCCTCCTCGTTCACGTGGGTCCGAGCCAGGCTGGGCTCAGCGGATGTGGgagcctcccccagccctccaggcAGGCTTGCCTGATGCCGCCCCCTCGCCGGCGGTGCCAGTGCCGGGCCGAGGGTGGTAGCTCACTATGTGCCGGTGCCACAGCTGACAGAGCGGCTTCGGGACGCGGAGAACGAATCCATGGCCAAGATCGCGGAACTGGAAAAGCAACTTAGCCTGGCTCGGAAGGAACTGGAGACCCTGCGGGTGAGgcccggggcgcccggggcgggcgggggtgcgGGCTGGGCCGGGGTCGCACGGGGCCAGCCAGGGTCTCCGCCCCGGGAAGCAGcgcgcggggtggggtggggtggggggtggggggaggggagtgtccGGTGCCCTGCCGGTGGGCGCTGACCCCTCCCTCGGGGCTCGCAGGAGCGCTTCAGCGACTCGACCCCCATGGGCGCCTCCAGACGCCCTCCAGAGCCCGAGAAggacccggccccggcccccgacctggggcggcggcggccgtCGGCCATAGAGCTGAAggtggaggagctggaggagaaggGGTTAATCCGCGTCCTGCGAGGCCCCGGGGGGGACGACGACGTCTCCATCGAGATCCTCCCGGGCTCCGGGGCCACCCCGAGCGGGGGCGGCGACGAGGCTCCTGCGCCGCGGGTGCCCACCGGCTCCCCGACCCCAGGTGCGCAGGAAGCCtcagccgggggtggggtggggggaccggGGTCTGGGGAGGCGAGCCCCGGCTCCGGTCGCGTGGGGAGAGCAGCCCCGGGAGGCTGGGACTGTGGGCGTGGCCCAGGTAGGGGCAGGTGGGTGGAAACGCCCCCAGGTGCGCATGCGTGGGGCAAGGAGGTGGGGGAGACCACCCCTCACCCGCGCCCGGAGATTGACACGCCCCTCCCCACGTCCCGCCCCTCCCTGTCCCGCCTCCCCCTGCGGTGCTCAGGTGCCCCACCTGCCACCGGGTCGGACTCGCTTCCGGGGGCCGGGccacccccgccgccgccgccgccgcccccactGCCCAGCCTGCAGCCCCCGCAGGAAGCCGCCCCGCCTTCAGCGCCCCCGCTGGCTCCTCCCCTCCCGGGCAGCTCGGagcccccgcccgcgccgcccctGCCCGGAgaccggccccccccacccccgccgccgccgccgccgcccctggGCACCGATGGGCCCGTGCCACCGCCCCCACCGCCTCCGCCTCCAGGAGGGCCCCCACAGGCACTCGGGGAGCCCAGCCCAGAGGTCGGCTCAGGTGAGTGGGATGGACCCGGCCGGGAGGGCAGGAGGGCGTAGAACCCCAGCCTTGGCATCCTCCAGGACCCTCTGCGCCTggctggttcccccccccccccacccacacacactccTAGCACCCCTGGGCTCATCACTCCCTTTCCCATCGCAGGGGTGAAAGCCAAGAAACCCATCCAGACCAAGTTTCGGATGCCGCTCCTGAACTGGGTAGCCCTGAAGCCCAACCAGATCTCGGGCACGGTCTTCACAGAGCTCAACGATGAGAAGGTGTTGCGGGTGAGTTGCCTCCTTCGTTCCCAGTGTGGACGCCAGAGGAGGGGCCTCGTGTAGATCAATGCTGGGGCACTGGGGTGGTCATCTCCTCCATCTCCCGTTTTATACGTGGGGAGGCCTTGGGGATGGGCATTAAGGCAGACCAGATTGCATCCAGGAGGAAGGATTCCCTAAaggctttcttcttcctcctgagGGGCACatcccaacccccttcccccacccccctcagtcTGGCCTCTCTTTTTGAGCCCCTTTCCCACAAGCAAGGCCTGGGCCCTCCTAGTTGGTATGGTTGTTTTCCAGAAGAGGTGGGTGTACTGTTAATGCACATACTGTTCTCTCTGCCTTTCCCTGGGCTCTGATGACCTTTGTCTGGGTCCCCTGGGTTGGGTGGTCCTCCCACATTTCTTGTGCTCCCTCCTGTATCTACCTACCATCAGAGCCTGTGGCTAAGCTGACTCAGTGGTATCTCTCTGCTGGTGGCTTGTCAGAGCCAGGCTATGGGTCTCCAGAACCAAGCATAGGTCTCAACTAGGAGTAGGAGAGAACTTCACCCCATCCCTTTTCTCCCTGCATCTTCAGGAGCTGGACATGAGTGATTTTGAGGAACATTTTAAGACAAAGTCCCAAGGTCCCAGTCTGGATCTCAGTGCCATCAAGGGCAAGGCAGCCCAGAAGGCCCCCACCAAGTCAACACTCATTGAGGCCAATAGGGCTAAGAACCTGGCCATCACCCTACGCAAGGGCAACCTGGGTGCTGATCGCATCTGCCAGGCCATCGAGACGTGAGTACCTGCGTCTCTACACTTGACAGCTCAGCTCTTCTGCTAGGCCAAGGCCAAGCAAATTCCAGTACAGAGCCCACAATCATCCCGGTCAGGGAACTTTGTCCTATTTCTAGGCTAGGAAGACTGAGGCCATTTTGTAAACCTATACCCAGCTTGAAACACCTTCACTCTCTTCCTCCTGCTGCCCAGGGTGGGCACTCAGGCCGAGggaggtagagctgtgcctcTGTATGATGTGATCCCAAATGTCCACTTTTCCTCCACCCCTACCTCTTGTTTTCTGAAGCTGTCAGCAAATAGCACATATTAAAGTCCATTTATTCAAGAAGAGGTACCATCTTGGTCTAAGGAACTGGCGGGTATGGAGTGAgtcccactctctcctctcctccaccccATAGGTATGACTTGCAGGCTCTTGGCCTGGACTTCTTGGAGCTGTTGACCCGCTTCCTGCCTACAGAGTATGAGCGAACTCTCATGGACCGTTTTGAGCGTGAGCAGCGGCCAATGGAGGAGCTGTCAGAGGAAGACCGCTTCATGCTGCGATTCAGTCGAATCCCACGCCTGCCTGAGCGCATGGCCACACTTACCTTCTTGGGCAATTTTCCAGACACTGCTCAGCTGCTCATGCCGGTGCGGATGGGTGGcatggcctgggctggggggtggggtggggaggagacatcttccagcTTGGGCTCCAAAGAGGGCACCTGGGAGGACTTGAGGCTCCTGGTGGGAGCTCCAGGCTCCAGCCTTCCTCCTCACCTTTCCCATCCCATCCCCAGCAACTGAATGCCATCATCGCAGCCTCCATGTCCATCAAGTCTTCTGACAAACTCCGCCAGATCCTAGAGGTGAGAGCCCAGGGAAAGGGGGCTCGTAGATTGGGCTCACCCTTGCCTGTTTGGGAGAGTATGGAGGAGACGTATGCCCTACCTACCTGGGATATAAAAGACAATGCCCCCACTTCTCACATGTATGTTTGGAAAGAAGCTAAGGTGAGGATAGAGATTGGTGATGGCATCCGTGCCATGCATCTGAGATCCGCAGAAGGCTGAGACCCTCTCAGCATGATAGTGTATGTTGCAGAGCAACCACACTGTATCCCCCCAAGAATGATGGCTGTTAGATGGCGGCCTAGGAGATGTTGGCAGCTCAGTTTTGGGTAGGACTAGTAAAGGGAACAGTTGGGTGTGGTGTTGACAGTGCATACACGTGCGATACGTATACCCGGAAGTGCATGTGCCATGGGACTCGAGTCCAGTCAGAATTGCAGTGGGATGGGTGTGCAGGCTCACTTCTTGCCACCTTTTCCTCTCCTTGTACAATATATGCTTAAAGGAACTTTCTCAGTCCAGGCACCATGTTGaatttctcccatctctcccagatCGTCCTGGCCTTTGGCAACTACATGAACAGCAGCAAGCGAGGGGCGGCCTATGGTTTCCGGCTCCAGAGTCTGGATGCGGTGAGGAGGGGGCACCTGGCCCGGGGCATGGGGGTTGGCTAGGAGCCTGTGGCTTACGAGGCATCCTTGTGCAGTTGTTGGAGATGAAGTCGACAGACCGCAAGCAGACACTACTGCACTACCTGGTGAAGGTCATTGCTGAGAAGTACCCACAACTCACAGGCTTCCATAGTGAGCTGCACTTCCTGGACAAGGCGGGCTCAGGTATGGGGTAAAGGGGACTTGGATTGGAGGCAGgggctcagtcctggggccactaGGGTTGGGGGGAACTATAGGGTACGACTTGATGGGAGTGCTATCTGATTTCCTGACTCCATTCTGTCCCCACAGTGTCCTTAGACAGCGTCCTGGGTGACGTGCGCTCCTTGCATCGAGGCCTAGAGTTGACACAGCGGGAGTTTGTGCGGCAAGATGACTGCATGGTTCTCAAGGAGTTCCTGAAGGCCAGCTCACCCACCATGGACAAGCTGCTGGCCGATAGCAAGACGGCTCAGGTGGGCTGTGGCTGGGTTGGCTCAGCCTGGGggtgggaggctgggctgggggatgAAGGAAAACTTGGCATTGAAGCAAAGAAGAGGGTGTGTAAGATAAGGCCTGCAGGGGTGTGGCTACAGGTGGGACCCTCCCTGGGAGGGTGGAAGAGAGGGACCACCCCGCCTGGAGGGGTGGAGATGAGAGATGTGGCAGCTAGTATCCTGAGCGTCTGGGTCAGCGTTGGTGGGGCTGATGGCTGTGCCTGCAGGAAGCCTATGAGTCTGTGGTGGAGTACTTCGGAGAGAACCCCAAGACCACATCCCCCTCCAtgttcttctctctcttcagTCGCTTCACCAAGGCCTACAAGGTACATGGGTCTGGCGATGGGGCGGGAGGCCCTATGCCTTCCACATGGgcagtgggaggggtgggggcctcCTATAAGGAAGAGGGAGGGCTGCCCTCACGACGACTCACCTTGGCCcctcagaaagctgagcaagaggtgGAACAGTGGAAGAAAGAAGCGGCTGCTCAAGAGGCAGGCGCTGACACCCCAGGCAGGAGAGAGGCCCAGGCACCCAAGGTAGGTTGCTGTCTAGGAGCCCTGTACAGGGGTGTAGGAGTGTGTGGTACCCTTCATCATCCTCTGACGTTACCCCCCCCCATTATTGTGGGTACAGATACTGCCCACAGACAAAGACAGTGTCCCAGAGGCCCGGAAGGAAGTGGGCTCCTTCTGCACTAGCCACTGTCCTAGCCATGCGGGCCCAGGCAGATACTCTAGGGGCGGGTGGGGACCCAAAATTCTGCAGCTGGTGCTGTGTGTTCTCCTAGTCTCCGCCCAAGGCCCGGAGGCCACAGATGGACCTCATTTCTGAGTTGAAACGGAGGCAGCAGAAGGAGCCACTCATCTATGAGAGTGACCGAGATGGGGCCATTGAAGACATCATCACAGGTGAGGGCTTGGCCAGGCTTCTTCCTGTCCTCGGTTCTGTTTCTCCCCCACTAGGGGATCTGACTGCCTTactgcttcttccttcttctgtttctgtatttttcctttctctacctACCTCCCCTCATCCACCAAACCCCAGTGCTCAAGACTGTGCCCTTCACTGCTCGTACCGGCAAGAGGACATCCCGGCTCCtctgtgaggccagcctgggagaggAGATGCCCCTCTAAGCTCCCTGCAGGTACCTGCATGGCCTGGTTTCCAATCTGGGGACCGTGGGGGCAAAGTCATGCTTTCCTCTTGCGGATCAGCCCAGCACATGGCTCAGATGTTTGGGGGTGAGGAAAGGGGGGAATCAGAGAAGCCATAAACAGAGCCCCCTCCACACGAACCCATCCTCCATCCTTAGAAGGGTAAGCCTGTGCCCTGGGGTCCGATCCTGCTCTGGACAGACTCCTGAAGGGCCCATGTGTTTTCCTCTGCTTGCCAGATCTGCGGAACCAGCCTTACATCCGCTCAGACACAGGCCGCCGCAGTGTGCGCCGGCGCCCCCCGGTCCCGCCCGTGCAGGTCACCGCTGACCTCTCACTGTAGCCGCTGTATGTGCAGGTGGATTCTGTCGTGGCTGTGGGCAGGCTTGGGGCTCCGGACAGGTGGGCCTCAGCTGGCCTGGGCCAGGCGTGCCCACCGGCAGGCACATTCTCCTTGCACAGAGGGCAGTATCGGCCACCTCCTCCCAACAGCTGCTTGCAGCATCACATCTCCCCATAGCCATACTTAGCCTGAGCAGGAGCCTGGCCTCTAACTTATGAAGTGTACCTTCGCCCCCACCCCACCGTCCAATACGCCCTGCCCCGAACACTCCTTGGACCTTATTTTTATACAAGATTAATAAAGATGTTTACAAAAGATCTTCGTCCGCTCGGTGCCTGCGTCCGCCACACCCAGCTTATTTTGCTCAGCAAACGCTTTACTTGTAAGAGCTCTTCACAGCCGATCTCTGGGAACAGCCTGGCGAAGGGGAGAAGGGCTGCTTCTGCACTAAAGTTGGCGGGGAGGGAGCCAGCTTCAAGGGACGCATTTGCTCTGATGGCTGGCTCACTAAAGCtgcgggagagagggagagagagagggagggcaggccgAGGAGCATTGCAGATCCAGAGGCAGGATCTATATACTCCCTTATCCCGCCTTTCTGCTGCCAGCCCACTTCCGCTTGCCCCACCCTCTTACCTGGGTACCTTTCCCTTATTCTTGCCCACTCTTCCTTAGCGTCATCAAGCCTCCCTCTGTGCTCGCTGCGTCCCATTTCTTCCGGCTCTGCTCCCACTCTCCGcctgcgccccccct
This sequence is a window from Perognathus longimembris pacificus isolate PPM17 chromosome 17, ASM2315922v1, whole genome shotgun sequence. Protein-coding genes within it:
- the Fmnl1 gene encoding formin-like protein 1 isoform X1, translated to MGNAAGSAEQPAGPTASPPKQPAAPKQPMPAAGELEERFNRVLNCMNLPPDKVQLLSQYDNEKKWELICDQERFQVKNPPAAYIQKLKSYLDTGGVSRKVAADWMSNLGFKRRVQESTQVLRELETSLRTNHIGWVQEFLNEENCGLDVLLEYLAFAQCSVTYDMDSTDNGASSVEKSKPLEQSVEDLSKGPPSSAPRNRHLTIKCPPSPRMTPAHSRKALRNSRIVSQKDDVHVCIMCLRAIMNYQSGFSLVMNHPACVNEIALSLNNKNPRTKALVLELLAAVCLVRGGHDIILAAFDNFKEVCGEQHRFEKLMEYFWNEDSNIDFMVACMQFINIVVHSVENMNFRVFLQYEFTHLGLDLYLERLRLTESDKLQVQIQAYLDNVFDVGALLEDTETKNAVLEHMEELQEQVALLTERLRDAENESMAKIAELEKQLSLARKELETLRERFSDSTPMGASRRPPEPEKDPAPAPDLGRRRPSAIELKVEELEEKGLIRVLRGPGGDDDVSIEILPGSGATPSGGGDEAPAPRVPTGSPTPGAPPATGSDSLPGAGPPPPPPPPPPLPSLQPPQEAAPPSAPPLAPPLPGSSEPPPAPPLPGDRPPPPPPPPPPPLGTDGPVPPPPPPPPPGGPPQALGEPSPEVGSGVKAKKPIQTKFRMPLLNWVALKPNQISGTVFTELNDEKVLRELDMSDFEEHFKTKSQGPSLDLSAIKGKAAQKAPTKSTLIEANRAKNLAITLRKGNLGADRICQAIETYDLQALGLDFLELLTRFLPTEYERTLMDRFEREQRPMEELSEEDRFMLRFSRIPRLPERMATLTFLGNFPDTAQLLMPQLNAIIAASMSIKSSDKLRQILEIVLAFGNYMNSSKRGAAYGFRLQSLDALLEMKSTDRKQTLLHYLVKVIAEKYPQLTGFHSELHFLDKAGSVSLDSVLGDVRSLHRGLELTQREFVRQDDCMVLKEFLKASSPTMDKLLADSKTAQEAYESVVEYFGENPKTTSPSMFFSLFSRFTKAYKKAEQEVEQWKKEAAAQEAGADTPGRREAQAPKSPPKARRPQMDLISELKRRQQKEPLIYESDRDGAIEDIITDLRNQPYIRSDTGRRSVRRRPPVPPVQVTADLSL
- the Fmnl1 gene encoding formin-like protein 1 isoform X3, which codes for MGNAAGSAEQPAGPTASPPKQPAAPKQPMPAAGELEERFNRVLNCMNLPPDKVQLLSQYDNEKKWELICDQERFQVKNPPAAYIQKLKSYLDTGGVSRKVAADWMSNLGFKRRVQESTQVLRELETSLRTNHIGWVQEFLNEENCGLDVLLEYLAFAQCSVTYDMDSTDNGASSVEKSKPLEQSVEDLSKGPPSSAPRNRHLTIKMTPAHSRKALRNSRIVSQKDDVHVCIMCLRAIMNYQSGFSLVMNHPACVNEIALSLNNKNPRTKALVLELLAAVCLVRGGHDIILAAFDNFKEVCGEQHRFEKLMEYFWNEDSNIDFMVACMQFINIVVHSVENMNFRVFLQYEFTHLGLDLYLERLRLTESDKLQVQIQAYLDNVFDVGALLEDTETKNAVLEHMEELQEQVALLTERLRDAENESMAKIAELEKQLSLARKELETLRERFSDSTPMGASRRPPEPEKDPAPAPDLGRRRPSAIELKVEELEEKGLIRVLRGPGGDDDVSIEILPGSGATPSGGGDEAPAPRVPTGSPTPGAPPATGSDSLPGAGPPPPPPPPPPLPSLQPPQEAAPPSAPPLAPPLPGSSEPPPAPPLPGDRPPPPPPPPPPPLGTDGPVPPPPPPPPPGGPPQALGEPSPEVGSGVKAKKPIQTKFRMPLLNWVALKPNQISGTVFTELNDEKVLRELDMSDFEEHFKTKSQGPSLDLSAIKGKAAQKAPTKSTLIEANRAKNLAITLRKGNLGADRICQAIETYDLQALGLDFLELLTRFLPTEYERTLMDRFEREQRPMEELSEEDRFMLRFSRIPRLPERMATLTFLGNFPDTAQLLMPQLNAIIAASMSIKSSDKLRQILEIVLAFGNYMNSSKRGAAYGFRLQSLDALLEMKSTDRKQTLLHYLVKVIAEKYPQLTGFHSELHFLDKAGSVSLDSVLGDVRSLHRGLELTQREFVRQDDCMVLKEFLKASSPTMDKLLADSKTAQEAYESVVEYFGENPKTTSPSMFFSLFSRFTKAYKKAEQEVEQWKKEAAAQEAGADTPGRREAQAPKSPPKARRPQMDLISELKRRQQKEPLIYESDRDGAIEDIITVLKTVPFTARTGKRTSRLLCEASLGEEMPL